A stretch of Miscanthus floridulus cultivar M001 chromosome 13, ASM1932011v1, whole genome shotgun sequence DNA encodes these proteins:
- the LOC136501587 gene encoding uncharacterized protein, producing the protein MKAHWVTSSPWSTSSTLHRERRQGFRRHPPARGSCRLPVTPRREQECKEGAVPLLVGAVSVRRGEMSVRIKAVVDKFVMELKEALDADIQDRIMKEREMQSYIAEREREVAEREAAWKAELSRREAEIARQEARLKIERENLEKEKSVLKGTASNQDNQDGTLEITVSGEKYRCLRFSKAKK; encoded by the exons ATGAAGGCCCACTGGGTCACCTCTTCTCCCTGGTCCACCTCATCTACGCTGCATCGCGAAAGACGCCAAGGTTTCCGGCGGCATCCACCCGCCCGTGGAAGCTGCCGCCTGCCGGTGACACCGCGCCGAGAGCAAGAGTGCAAGGAAGGAGCGGTGCCGTTGCTGGTGGGAGCGGTGTCCGTGAGGCGCGGCGAGATGTCTGTGCGGATAAAGGCGGTGGTGGACAAGTTCGTGATGGAGCTCAAGGAGGCACTGGACGCGGACATCCAGGACCGCATCATGAAGGAGCGGGAGATGCAGAGCTACATCGCGGAGCGCGAGCGCGAGGTCGCCGAGCGGGAAGCCGCGTGGAAGGCCGAGCTCTCCCGCCGTGAG GCTGAGATTGCGAGACAAGAGGCGAGGCTGAAGATCGAGAGGGAGAACCTGGAGAAAGAGAAGAGCGTCCTCAAGGGCACGGCTTCGAATCAGGATAACCAGGATGGAACCCTGGAGATCACCGTCAGCGGCGAGAAGTACAGGTGCCTCCGGTTCTCCAAGGCAAAGAAGTGA
- the LOC136501586 gene encoding pentatricopeptide repeat-containing protein At2g03880, mitochondrial-like yields the protein MRAGVKYSIFSPRNRLAAARRSSRRVHTQPRPHPSLAIFSRLCIEGPLPAALALLPDLAAAGLRADPVSLTRLVKLCVRHGTASDGRLIHRHVEAHGPLSHYSAGVGLFVSNSLVSMYAMFGLLDEALRLFDGMPERNVVTWTTVVAALANSDGRKEEALRFLVAMRRDGVAPNAYTFSSVLGACATPWVLAAVHASTVKVGLDSDVFVRSSLIDAYMKLGDLDGGRRVFDEMVTGDLVVWNSIIAGFAQSGDGVGAIELFTRMKDAGFSANQGTLTSVLRACTGMVMLEVGRQVHAHVLKYDKDLILHNALLDMYCKCGSLEDADALFHRMPQRDVISWSTMISGLAQNGKSAEALRVFDLMKSEGVAPNRITMVGVLFACSHAGLVEDGWYYFRSMKKLFGIQPEREHHNCMVDLLGRAGKLDEAVEFIRDMNLEPDSVIWRTLLGACRMHKNANLAAYAAREILKLEPDDQGACVLLSNTYADLRQWTDAEKSWKAMRDEGMKKEPGRSWIELEKHIHVFIAGGLSHPCSDTIVQELNRLIGRISALGYVPQTEFVLQDLAIEQKEDLLKYHSEKMAIAFGTMHAVDGKPIRIMKNLRICGDCHAFAKLVSKSEGRMIIIRDPVRFHHFQDGPCSCGAYW from the coding sequence ATGCGCGCGGGTGTCAAATATTCAATTTTCTCCCCTCGCAACCGCCTTGCCGCCGCTCGGCGGAGCAGCCGCCGCGTCCACACACAACCGCGCCCGCACCCTTCCCTCGCCATCTTCTCCCGCCTCTGCATCGAGGGGCCGTTACCCGCCGCGCTCGCGCTGCTCCCTGACCTCGCCGCGGCGGGGCTCCGCGCGGACCCCGTCTCCCTCACCCGCCTCGTCAAGCTCTGCGTGCGCCACGGCACGGCAAGCGACGGCCGGCTCATCCATCGCCACGTCGAGGCCCATGGACCGCTGTCTCACTACAGCGCCGGCGTCGGCCTCTTTGTCTCCAACTCGCTCGTCTCGATGTACGCCATGTTCGGCCTGCTCGACGAAGCGCTCAGGCTGTTCGACGGAATGCCGGAGAGGAACGTCGTCACCTGGACGACCGTCGTCGCGGCGCTGGCAAACTCAgacgggaggaaggaggaggcgcTCAGGTTCCTGGTGGCCATGCGGAGGGACGGCGTGGCGCCCAACGCGTACACGTTCTCAAGTGTCCTTGGCGCATGTGCCACGCCGTGGGTGCTCGCGGCCGTGCACGCGAGCACTGTCAAGGTAGGGCTGGACTCAGATGTGTTCGTGCGGAGCTCATTAATCGACGCGTACATGAAGCTTGGGGATCTGGACGGTGGGCGGCGTGTGTTTGACGAGATGGTGACTGGAGATTTGGTCGTTTGGAATTCAATCATTGCGGGTTTCGCACAGAGTGGAGATGGGGTTGGGGCGATAGAGCTGTTCACGAGGATGAAGGATGCTGGGTTCTCGGCTAACCAGGGTACCTTGACAAGCGTCCTGCGAGCGTGCACCGGGATGGTCATGCTTGAAGTGGGGAGGCAGGTGCATGCTCATGTGCTCAAGTATGATAAGGACTTGATCCTTCACAATGCGCTTCTAGACATGTACTGCAAGTGTGGGAGCTTGGAGGATGCAGATGCCTTGTTCCACAGGATGCCACAGAGGGATGTAATCTCATGGAGCACCATGATATCTGGTTTGGCGCAGAATGGGAAAAGCGCTGAGGCGTTGAGGGTTTTTGACTTGATGAAATCTGAAGGAGTGGCACCGAACCGCATAACGATGGTTGGAGTACTCTTTGCCTGCAGCCATGCTGGTCTAGTGGAAGATGGCTGGTACTACTTTAGGTCCATGAAGAAGCTCTTTGGCATTCAACCTGAGAGAGAACACCACAACTGCATGGTCGATCTCCTTGGTCGAGCTGGGAAGCTCGATGAGGCTGTCGAATTCATCCGTGATATGAACCTTGAGCCAGATTCAGTCATTTGGAGAACTCTCCTAGGTGCTTGCAGGATGCATAAAAATGCCAATCTTGCAGCATACGCAGCCAGAGAAATACTTAAACTGGAGCCTGATGACCAAGGTGCTTGTGTATTGTTGTCAAACACATATGCGGATCTGCGGCAGTGGACAGATGCTGAGAAGTCATGGAAAGCGATGAGGGACGAAGGTATGAAGAAAGAACCAGGGCGAAGTTGGATTGAGCTGGAAAAACATATCCATGTGTTCATTGCTGGGGGCTTATCACACCCATGCTCTGACACCATAGTTCAGGAGCTGAACCGGTTGATCGGAAGGATCAGTGCTCTTGGTTATGTTCCACAGACAGAATTTGTGCTGCAGGACCTCGCAATCGAGCAGAAGGAAGATCTGCTGAAATATCACAGTGAGAAGATGGCGATCGCATTTGGAACGATGCatgcggtagacgggaagcccaTCAGAATCATGAAGAACCTGAGGATCTGTGGTGACTGCCATGCATTCGCAAAGCTTGTCTCCAAGAGCGAAGGCAGGATGATCATCATCAGAGACCCTGTTCGGTTCCACCATTTCCAGGATGGACCTTGCTCCTGTGGTGCCTACTGGTAG
- the LOC136500319 gene encoding plant intracellular Ras-group-related LRR protein 4-like, with the protein MGTAMDAVAFGSVDGVVGEIMRLHRSLPARPALEEVEAAEALAHAADREERARLDAVARLRRPPAVPDELFGVALEMHRALAAFHCREQKRDATRLLELHALHGLFDDLIQRASQCVPSSSSSTRAAPRVTASNKAAVTTAAASSSSSATSSSAVAADSSADRYSSMGANGFSAPRMVTSVGRVSMDDSYVKKAKAAVWDDGVVAASSHMPRGAVAANSVATRVDGSYGDDNEKLTLIKLASMIEVAAKKGARDLNLQGKLMNQIEWLPDSIGKLTGLVTLDISENRILALPEVIGRLSSLAKLDVHSNRIAQLPESIGDLSNLIYLDLRGNQLASLPPSLGRLVKLEELDVSANHLTSLPDAIGSLTRLKKLIVETNNLDELPYTIGNCVSLVELRAGYNHLKALPEAVGKLESLEVLSVRYNSIRGLPTTMASLTKLKEVDASFNELVSIPENFCFVTSLVKLNVGNNFADLQSLPRSIGNLEMLEELDISNNQIRVLPDSFGNLQHLRVLRAEENPLQVPPRDVALKGAQAAVQYMTEYVAKKATRSQPTKTKKTWAQFCFFSRPNKRKHDRIAS; encoded by the exons ATGGGGACCGCGATGGATGCCGTGGCCTTCGGGTCGGTGGACGGCGTGGTTGGGGAGATCATGCGGCTGCACCGCTCCCTGCCGGCGCGCCCGGcgctggaggaggtggaggccgcCGAGGCGCTGGCGCACGCCGCCGACCGGGAGGAGCGGGCGCGCCTCGACGCTGTCGCGCGCCTGCGCAGGCCGCCCGCCGTCCCCGACGAGCTCTTCGGCGTCGCCCTCGAGATGCACCGCGCGCTCGCCGCCTTCCACTGCCGGGAGCAGAAGCGCGACGCCACAAGGCTCCTCGAGCTCCACGCGCTCCACGGCCTCTTCGACGACCTCATCCAGCGCGCGTCGCAGTGCGTGCCGTCCAGCTCCAGCTccacccgcgccgcgccgcgcgtcaCTGCTTCCAACAAGGCCGCTGTGACCACCGCTGCCgcttcgtcttcctcctccgcCACGTCGTCATCAGCGGTGGCTGCGGACAGCAGCGCTGACCGCTACTCGTCCATGGGCGCTAATGGGTTCAGTGCGCCGAGGATGGTGACCAGCGTGGGGCGAGTCTCGATGGACGACAGCTACGTCAAGAAGGCCAAGGCCGCAGTATGGGACGACGGGGTTGTGGCAGCGAGCTCTCATATGCCGCGAGGAGCAGTTGCTGCAAACTCAGTGGCGACTCGTGTGGACGGCAGTTATG GTGATGACAACGAGAAATTGACCCTCATTAAGCTAGCTAGCATGATTGAAGTGGCTGCAAAGAAAGGTGCTCGCGACCTCAACCTGCAAGGCAAACTCATGAACCAGATTGAGTGGCTCCCTGATTCAATTGGAAAGCTCACTGGACTTGTCACCCTTGATATTTCGGAGAATCGGATCTTGGCCTTGCCAGAAGTAATtgggaggctttcttctttggccAAGCTTGATGTTCATTCTAACAGAATTGCTCAGCTTCCTGAGTCAATTGGGGATCTTTCCAACCTGATATATCTCGACCTGAGGGGTAATCAGCTTGCATCATTGCCGCCAAGTCTTGGTAGGCTGGTGAAGCTTGAGGAGCTTGATGTGAGTGCAAACCATCTTACCTCACTCCCTGACGCAATTGGAAGCCTCACACGTCTGAAGAAGTTAATCGTCGAGACAAACAACCTTGATGAGTTGCCGTACACTATTGGCAATTGTGTGTCACTGGTGGAATTGCGGGCAGGCTACAATCACCTCAAGGCCCTCCCAGAGGCTGTCGGAAAGCTAGAGTCTCTGGAGGTCCTCTCTGTGCGATACAACAGTATTAGGGGCCTTCCAACAACAATGGCATCTCTCACAAAGCTGAAGGAGGTTGATGCAAGCTTTAATGAGCTTGTGTCTATTCCTGAGAATTTCTGCTTCGTTACTTCTCTTGTTAAACTGAACGTCGGGAACAATTTCGCTGACCTGCAATCCCTGCCTCGTTCTATTGGCAACCTTGAGATGCTGGAAGAGTTGGATATAAGCAATAACCAGATTAGGGTGCTTCCTGATTCTTTTGGAAACCTGCAGCATCTCCGTGTGCTCCGTGCCGAAGAGAATCCTCTGCAAGTGCCACCAAGAGATGTAGCTTTGAAGGGAGCTCAG GCTGCTGTTCAATACATGACTGAATATGTTGCCAAGAAAGCCACAAGGTCACAACCAACGAAGACAAAGAAGACTTGGGCTCAGTTCTGCTTTTTCTCCCGGCCTAACAAAAGAAAGCATGACCGGATAGCGTCGTGA